A window of the Desulfobacula toluolica Tol2 genome harbors these coding sequences:
- a CDS encoding mannose-1-phosphate guanylyltransferase/mannose-6-phosphate isomerase translates to MIIPVILAGGSGTRLWPLSRELYPKQLINIYNEHTMLQNTVLRLEGLEMLGSPIVVCNEEHRFMTAEQLRNIEIEPNAIILEPVGRNTAPAIALAALKAMENSDDPILLVLPADHVIEKIADFHAAIKAGLEYAKKDNLITFGIIPDSPETGYGYIKKGAVLETDTGAATIEKFVEKPDLDTARKYLKSGSYCWNSGMFMFRASAIIKELEAHAPDIMMPCKEVISTGVQDLDFFRLSLDGFKNIESESIDYAVMEKTFKGIVIPFEAGWNDLGSFDALWQTGKKDEDLNVIKGDVLTHDVKESYIKSESSLIAAVGIEKFVIVETKDAILVSPRDRVQDVKKIVKQLKDHNREESVTHRKVYRPWGSYETIDIEARFQVKRITVKPGAKLSLQKHFHRAEHWTVVSGSAIVTKGKKQILLKEDESTYISLGTAHRLENPGKIPLELIEVQSGSYLGEDDIVRFDDVYGRKES, encoded by the coding sequence ATGATTATTCCGGTAATACTTGCAGGAGGATCAGGGACAAGGCTTTGGCCGTTATCAAGGGAGCTTTATCCAAAACAGCTGATTAACATATACAATGAACATACCATGCTGCAAAATACGGTATTAAGACTTGAAGGGCTTGAAATGCTTGGATCTCCCATTGTCGTATGTAATGAAGAACACCGGTTTATGACGGCTGAACAGCTCAGAAATATAGAGATTGAACCAAATGCCATTATTCTGGAGCCTGTAGGCAGAAACACGGCACCCGCCATTGCCCTTGCAGCATTAAAGGCTATGGAAAACAGTGATGATCCAATACTTCTGGTATTGCCGGCAGATCATGTAATAGAAAAGATTGCTGATTTTCATGCCGCCATAAAGGCTGGCCTGGAATATGCAAAAAAAGACAATTTGATAACATTCGGAATTATTCCGGATTCTCCTGAAACAGGATATGGATATATCAAAAAAGGAGCGGTGCTGGAAACTGATACCGGTGCCGCTACAATAGAAAAATTTGTTGAAAAACCGGACCTGGATACAGCCCGGAAATATCTGAAATCAGGATCATATTGCTGGAATTCAGGAATGTTCATGTTCAGGGCGTCTGCTATTATAAAGGAACTTGAGGCCCATGCACCGGATATTATGATGCCGTGTAAAGAGGTTATCTCCACGGGAGTTCAGGATCTTGATTTTTTTCGGTTAAGCCTTGACGGGTTTAAAAATATTGAGTCTGAGTCAATTGATTATGCGGTCATGGAGAAAACTTTCAAAGGCATTGTTATTCCCTTTGAAGCGGGGTGGAATGACTTGGGATCATTTGATGCTCTGTGGCAGACGGGTAAAAAAGATGAAGACTTGAATGTCATAAAAGGAGATGTTTTGACCCATGATGTCAAAGAATCTTATATTAAGTCCGAAAGCAGCCTGATTGCAGCGGTTGGCATTGAAAAATTTGTTATTGTGGAAACAAAGGATGCTATTTTGGTTTCTCCGAGAGACCGGGTTCAGGATGTTAAAAAAATTGTTAAACAATTAAAGGATCATAACAGGGAGGAGTCTGTTACTCACCGGAAAGTTTACAGGCCGTGGGGCAGTTATGAAACCATTGACATTGAAGCCAGGTTCCAGGTGAAACGAATTACGGTTAAACCCGGGGCAAAGCTTTCTTTGCAAAAGCATTTTCATCGCGCAGAACACTGGACAGTGGTTTCTGGTTCGGCAATTGTAACCAAAGGAAAAAAACAGATACTTCTCAAAGAAGATGAATCCACATATATCTCTTTGGGAACTGCACATCGCTTGGAAAATCCGGGTAAAATCCCACTGGAACTGATCGAAGTTCAGTCCGGTTCCTACCTGGGAGAGGATGATATTGTCAGATTTGATGATGTTTACGGAAGAAAAGAAAGTTGA
- a CDS encoding ArsR/SmtB family transcription factor, with protein sequence MELIKCFKALSDKTRVRLLYVLQKYELNVNEIVLVVDMIQSGVSRHLKILMESGLLTSRRDGSFIYYSAAKNENIKTFIKLIDQSLEKEKLTGQDVKKAREMIKIRQNKTKRFFKTVAPQWDQLKKEVLGNFDLNSMIMKKISFHGNISDLGCGTGELIESLSVEVSHNLIGIDSSPEMLELARLRLSGTDNAELRLGEIEHLPMKNKEIDTAIMNMVLHHISQPEISIAEVYRVLKPGGIFILSDFEKHNQEKIKDIMGGSWLGFEKEKIKTWLTDTGFHLKTIESYPVNHGLTINVFTAKKQTFKEKR encoded by the coding sequence ATGGAATTGATAAAATGTTTTAAGGCTCTGTCTGACAAAACCCGTGTTCGGCTGCTGTATGTGTTGCAAAAATATGAACTCAATGTAAATGAAATTGTTCTGGTTGTGGACATGATACAGTCGGGTGTTTCAAGGCATTTGAAAATCCTTATGGAATCGGGACTCCTGACCTCTCGAAGAGACGGCAGCTTTATTTATTATTCTGCGGCCAAAAATGAAAATATAAAAACCTTTATAAAATTGATTGACCAGAGTCTTGAAAAAGAAAAACTTACAGGTCAGGATGTTAAAAAAGCCCGGGAAATGATTAAAATCCGGCAAAACAAAACAAAGCGGTTCTTCAAAACTGTAGCGCCTCAGTGGGACCAATTGAAAAAAGAAGTGTTGGGTAATTTTGATCTGAACTCCATGATTATGAAAAAAATATCTTTTCATGGCAATATTTCAGACTTAGGCTGTGGGACAGGGGAACTTATTGAAAGTTTGTCGGTTGAAGTGTCACACAACCTTATTGGTATAGACAGTTCTCCTGAAATGTTGGAACTGGCAAGGTTAAGACTTTCAGGGACAGACAATGCCGAGTTGAGACTGGGTGAAATAGAGCATCTTCCAATGAAAAACAAAGAAATTGACACCGCCATAATGAATATGGTGTTACATCACATCTCACAGCCGGAAATATCAATTGCCGAGGTATACAGGGTACTTAAACCTGGAGGAATATTTATCCTGTCCGATTTTGAAAAACATAATCAGGAAAAAATAAAGGATATCATGGGCGGATCATGGCTTGGATTTGAAAAAGAAAAAATAAAAACCTGGTTGACGGATACAGGTTTTCATCTTAAGACAATTGAGTCTTATCCTGTAAATCACGGATTGACGATTAATGTGTTCACGGCAAAAAAACAAACATTCAAGGAGAAACGATGA
- a CDS encoding ABC transporter permease codes for MQRIKALTILTFKEGMRDRALHGITVMALLMLMTVILLTNLFGHELGKVMVDLCLSTIALAGLLLTFFININLMAKDIDKRTIYSVLSKPISRTEYVIGKYLGLILLVFVALSLLCLFSVAIILMTKNTAPAKYFQDFSWVCYFQAFSYEMMMFFLLNAIVIFFSSITTSSFLTLIFSLCVYIAGQSIEEVVIFFKKEALLYKASSPINEVAIQFIQYIFPNLSAFDIKIFSSHGKLMSLENTLTIFGYSIIYSILLLFFASLIFNRRELK; via the coding sequence ATGCAAAGAATCAAAGCACTGACAATATTGACGTTTAAAGAAGGAATGCGGGACAGAGCATTGCATGGTATCACTGTTATGGCTCTTTTGATGCTTATGACAGTGATCCTGCTGACCAACCTTTTCGGCCATGAACTTGGCAAGGTAATGGTTGATCTATGTCTTTCCACCATTGCGTTGGCCGGTTTGTTACTGACTTTTTTTATCAATATCAATCTGATGGCAAAAGATATTGATAAGCGTACGATTTATTCTGTATTGTCAAAACCCATTTCAAGAACCGAGTATGTTATCGGTAAATATCTGGGATTGATTTTATTGGTTTTTGTAGCGTTGTCTTTGTTGTGCTTATTCAGTGTTGCCATAATTTTGATGACTAAAAACACTGCCCCTGCAAAATATTTTCAGGATTTTTCATGGGTCTGCTATTTTCAGGCATTCAGCTATGAAATGATGATGTTTTTTCTTTTAAATGCAATTGTTATTTTTTTTTCCAGCATTACAACCAGTTCATTTCTGACACTTATTTTTTCTTTATGTGTGTATATAGCTGGACAAAGTATTGAAGAGGTAGTCATATTTTTCAAAAAAGAAGCCTTGTTGTACAAAGCGTCTTCTCCCATAAATGAGGTTGCTATTCAATTTATACAGTATATATTTCCAAATCTGTCCGCATTTGATATTAAAATTTTTTCAAGTCATGGCAAATTGATGTCCTTGGAAAATACCCTGACAATTTTTGGATATAGTATTATTTATTCAATATTGCTATTGTTTTTTGCCTCCCTGATTTTTAATAGACGTGAGTTAAAATGA
- a CDS encoding dynamin family protein has product MTNTTTRLNSIEKIVNDMLTILHLIEELPQMTDTSCKEYQTLCRNIPEYIRAGWLKIAVVGVVKSGKSTFVNSLVGKELVKRGAGVLTSITTRIRKGKKNQANLYFKSWDDINSQLQKALILFPDNESGNDESDNNGFGTAIKDDFDIRRKKDRIYLKKAYQTLINDFSVTNDEIMPETILIRHALQGFDMCKDLVQADETLYCFESKEFDKHKPYTSDPDNAFYIKDVCLNIFGKIIDPNIEIADCQGADSTDPAQLAQILTYLESSNLIIYCISSRTGLRQSDMTFLKRIKNLGLLDNILFINNCDLTEHENLDDLIKIETSICANLEFLDIQPRIFSFSSLYNLFLKLESKLTKKDLSRLKLWQEEKKMVQYCDLKTREFESFFTQKIDKNRFELLISNHLKRLGIIIDQLDQRTNIFINLLSSDKLKEKAALETLKHLYQNASRLESIVANSIQGAVRGLKDEIDLNLKKAFVQDQLGILKKAGEYIRTASIDVEKYRLVVKESGFNQTLYLLFQDFKRKLDLYGIEQVNPQLKKIVEAQEKRITSYFQSLFDSYQIDLLKADHYSEFENMSNLTTQYSDFIDPVDIDKIKKILGLQLPTAMFEAKYTSKIKANVFADFGLQTLVQILSCMFDRKSGFSFSPGLEKAALKIKKKHQKLIKDQFEEYHMSLQTNYFIPLIEAGTREFKEKINERFNRYHSFKEEIEHFFSLKRSEKKDQKKKLLFIKQQIQRVAGDIASYSKITWK; this is encoded by the coding sequence ATGACAAATACGACAACGCGGTTAAATTCCATTGAAAAAATTGTTAATGATATGTTGACAATTCTTCACCTGATCGAAGAACTCCCGCAAATGACCGATACTTCATGTAAGGAGTATCAAACACTTTGCCGGAATATTCCTGAGTATATTCGGGCCGGCTGGCTGAAAATAGCCGTTGTTGGTGTTGTTAAATCGGGGAAAAGCACTTTTGTCAATTCTTTGGTTGGAAAGGAACTGGTGAAAAGAGGAGCAGGCGTTCTCACATCAATTACCACAAGAATTCGAAAAGGGAAAAAAAACCAGGCAAATCTTTATTTTAAATCATGGGATGACATTAATTCTCAACTTCAAAAAGCGTTGATATTATTTCCCGATAACGAATCAGGAAATGATGAATCAGATAATAACGGATTTGGGACAGCCATAAAAGATGACTTTGATATCAGACGAAAAAAAGATCGGATTTATCTGAAAAAAGCATATCAAACTCTTATCAATGATTTTTCAGTTACAAATGATGAGATCATGCCTGAAACCATTTTAATCCGGCATGCGCTTCAAGGATTTGATATGTGTAAGGATCTGGTTCAGGCTGATGAAACCCTTTATTGTTTTGAATCAAAAGAGTTTGACAAGCACAAACCATATACCTCTGATCCTGATAATGCGTTTTATATCAAGGATGTCTGTCTTAATATCTTTGGCAAAATAATTGATCCCAATATTGAAATTGCCGATTGCCAGGGAGCGGATTCAACCGATCCTGCTCAGTTGGCTCAAATTTTAACCTATCTTGAATCATCCAATCTGATTATATATTGCATCAGTTCCAGAACCGGTTTAAGGCAGTCGGACATGACGTTTTTAAAACGAATTAAAAATCTGGGGCTTCTGGATAATATTCTTTTTATCAACAATTGTGACCTGACAGAACATGAGAATCTTGATGATCTGATTAAAATAGAAACCAGTATTTGTGCCAACCTTGAATTTTTAGATATTCAACCCAGAATTTTTTCTTTTTCTTCACTGTATAATCTTTTTCTAAAGCTTGAATCAAAATTAACTAAAAAAGATTTAAGCCGCCTAAAATTATGGCAGGAAGAAAAAAAAATGGTTCAATACTGTGATTTGAAAACCCGGGAATTTGAATCCTTTTTTACACAGAAAATTGATAAAAATAGATTTGAGTTGTTGATTTCAAACCATTTGAAGCGCCTTGGCATTATCATTGATCAATTGGATCAACGAACAAATATTTTTATTAATTTGCTGTCCTCTGACAAATTAAAGGAAAAAGCAGCTTTAGAGACCCTGAAGCATTTATATCAAAATGCATCACGCCTGGAATCCATTGTGGCTAACTCCATACAAGGCGCTGTCAGGGGGTTAAAAGATGAAATAGATTTGAATTTAAAAAAAGCCTTTGTTCAAGATCAACTGGGTATTTTAAAAAAGGCCGGGGAGTACATCAGGACAGCTTCCATTGATGTTGAAAAATACAGGTTAGTGGTAAAGGAATCAGGGTTTAATCAAACTTTATATTTGCTGTTTCAGGATTTTAAACGAAAGTTGGATTTATATGGTATTGAACAGGTTAACCCTCAATTAAAAAAAATTGTTGAGGCACAGGAAAAAAGAATCACCTCTTATTTTCAATCTTTGTTTGATTCATACCAGATTGACCTGTTAAAAGCCGATCATTATTCTGAATTTGAAAACATGTCAAATTTAACAACGCAATACAGTGACTTTATAGATCCTGTTGATATTGATAAAATAAAAAAAATCCTGGGTCTTCAATTGCCCACCGCAATGTTTGAGGCAAAATATACCTCTAAAATCAAGGCAAATGTGTTTGCTGATTTTGGGCTGCAAACTTTGGTGCAAATACTTTCATGCATGTTTGATAGAAAATCAGGATTTTCATTTTCTCCTGGATTGGAAAAAGCAGCTTTAAAAATCAAAAAGAAACATCAAAAACTCATAAAAGATCAATTTGAAGAGTATCATATGAGCCTGCAAACCAACTATTTTATCCCGTTGATTGAAGCAGGCACAAGAGAGTTTAAAGAAAAAATAAATGAACGGTTCAACAGGTATCATTCGTTTAAAGAAGAAATTGAGCATTTCTTTTCTTTAAAACGGTCTGAAAAAAAAGATCAAAAAAAGAAATTATTATTCATAAAACAACAAATTCAAAGGGTTGCCGGGGACATAGCATCCTATTCAAAAATAACATGGAAATAG
- the guaB gene encoding IMP dehydrogenase: MSNILSEEGLSFDDVLLLPDYSAILPDEVQTRTRLTKALELNIPIVSAAMDTVTEALTAISMARAGGLGFIHRNLSIEEQAIEVDRVKKSESGMIVDPITIHPDVPISEVLKIMAKYRISGIPVTEGDKLVGIVTNRDLRFETRLEKPTREVMTSENLVTVPEKCTLEQSKIMLHKHRIEKLLVVDKEGKLKGLITIKDIEKIKKYPNACKDSLGRLRAGAAIGVGSDMMERVEALLRAGTDALVIDTSHGHSKNVMDAVKKIKHAFPDCQLIAGNVAMEAGAKALIDAGVDAVKIGIGPGSICTTRIVAGVGVPQLTAIQNCKEISKTTGVPIIADGGIKFSGDIAKALGAGADSVMLGTLLAGTQESPGEIVLYQGRSYKAYRGMGSVEAMKKGSSDRYYQKDTGEDDELVPEGIVGRIPYRGTVKENITQMIGGLKAGMGYLGAATIKELHEKAKFIKISSAGLKESHVHDVIITKEAPNYRIESH, from the coding sequence ATGTCAAATATATTATCCGAGGAAGGACTGTCATTTGATGACGTCCTTTTATTACCTGATTACTCTGCTATCCTGCCCGATGAAGTTCAGACCCGGACACGATTAACCAAAGCACTTGAATTGAATATTCCCATTGTCAGTGCGGCTATGGATACTGTCACAGAAGCATTGACAGCCATCAGCATGGCGCGGGCAGGGGGGCTTGGTTTTATTCATCGAAATCTGAGCATAGAAGAGCAGGCCATTGAAGTTGACCGGGTAAAAAAATCAGAAAGCGGAATGATTGTTGATCCCATTACCATTCATCCGGATGTTCCGATTTCAGAAGTATTGAAGATTATGGCAAAATACAGGATTTCAGGAATTCCTGTGACGGAAGGGGATAAACTTGTAGGTATTGTGACCAACAGGGATTTGAGGTTTGAGACCCGACTGGAAAAGCCTACCAGAGAAGTGATGACCAGTGAAAATCTGGTGACGGTTCCTGAAAAATGTACTCTTGAACAATCCAAGATCATGCTGCACAAGCATAGAATAGAAAAGCTTCTGGTTGTTGATAAAGAAGGCAAGCTCAAAGGCTTGATCACAATAAAAGATATTGAAAAAATCAAGAAATATCCAAATGCCTGCAAAGACTCGCTGGGCAGGCTAAGGGCGGGTGCTGCCATTGGGGTGGGCTCTGACATGATGGAAAGGGTGGAAGCATTGTTAAGGGCAGGAACCGATGCTCTTGTCATTGATACATCTCATGGTCATTCAAAAAATGTGATGGACGCAGTCAAAAAAATCAAACATGCTTTTCCTGATTGCCAGCTTATTGCGGGAAATGTGGCCATGGAAGCCGGTGCAAAAGCCTTGATTGATGCGGGAGTCGATGCGGTTAAAATAGGGATTGGCCCTGGTTCCATTTGTACGACCCGTATTGTTGCCGGGGTTGGTGTGCCTCAGTTGACTGCCATTCAAAATTGTAAAGAGATTTCAAAGACAACCGGAGTTCCCATTATTGCCGACGGAGGGATCAAATTTTCCGGAGATATTGCAAAAGCCCTGGGCGCAGGTGCTGATTCCGTTATGCTGGGAACACTTCTTGCCGGTACACAGGAAAGCCCGGGTGAAATTGTTCTTTATCAGGGGCGGTCCTACAAAGCCTATCGGGGAATGGGATCAGTTGAAGCAATGAAAAAAGGCAGTTCAGACCGTTATTACCAGAAAGATACAGGTGAAGACGATGAACTGGTTCCCGAAGGTATTGTCGGCAGAATTCCTTACAGGGGCACGGTTAAAGAAAATATTACCCAGATGATCGGCGGACTTAAAGCTGGAATGGGATATCTGGGAGCCGCTACTATCAAAGAGCTTCATGAAAAGGCCAAATTTATTAAAATCAGTTCGGCAGGGCTTAAAGAAAGCCATGTGCATGATGTTATTATTACCAAAGAAGCGCCAAATTACAGAATTGAAAGTCACTAA
- a CDS encoding tautomerase family protein: MPHIIVKLYPGRSEQQKIKLTKKIVQNVVEIAECKEASVSVSFEEIEPIDWAEKVYKPDIINGQGILYKKPEDDSFFKKADKKEVMTSLMEHVREAAKLAEKDDISGNFNAMSWLDLELEDNPESFDSFFDTPWNELSDAEREERSVAIRRVL, from the coding sequence ATGCCACATATAATTGTAAAGCTTTATCCCGGAAGGTCAGAACAGCAAAAAATAAAACTTACCAAGAAAATAGTGCAAAATGTTGTTGAAATTGCGGAATGCAAAGAAGCATCTGTTTCCGTATCCTTTGAAGAAATCGAACCAATTGACTGGGCTGAAAAGGTTTACAAGCCGGATATAATTAATGGCCAGGGAATACTTTATAAAAAACCGGAAGACGATTCTTTTTTTAAAAAAGCGGATAAAAAAGAAGTCATGACAAGTTTAATGGAACATGTCAGAGAAGCAGCAAAACTTGCAGAAAAAGACGATATATCCGGTAATTTTAATGCCATGTCATGGTTAGACCTTGAACTGGAGGATAACCCAGAATCTTTTGACAGTTTTTTTGATACACCCTGGAATGAATTGTCAGATGCTGAAAGGGAAGAAAGATCTGTTGCAATCAGAAGGGTTTTATAA
- a CDS encoding PaaI family thioesterase: protein MINSDHYTKLENMMHSSPFSRLVDAKVSVKQGEAHITLPVKKEFFNAVGAMHGTLSFFALDNAAFFAANSLVEDVFVLTTSFTTYITRPVSEGVVKSIGKVVNQNRSQFICESVLFDSNDKEIARATGIFVRSKIPLSDKIGYK from the coding sequence ATGATTAATAGTGATCATTACACAAAATTGGAAAATATGATGCATTCCTCACCGTTTTCACGACTGGTTGATGCAAAAGTGAGTGTCAAGCAAGGTGAGGCACACATCACCTTGCCTGTAAAAAAGGAGTTCTTCAATGCCGTAGGTGCCATGCACGGTACGCTATCTTTTTTTGCATTAGACAATGCAGCATTTTTTGCAGCCAATTCTTTGGTCGAGGATGTTTTTGTACTGACAACCAGTTTTACAACATACATTACCCGGCCGGTATCAGAGGGTGTTGTAAAATCAATCGGCAAGGTTGTTAATCAGAACCGGTCCCAGTTTATATGTGAGTCGGTTTTGTTCGATTCCAACGACAAAGAGATTGCAAGAGCAACAGGTATTTTTGTTAGAAGCAAAATACCTTTATCAGATAAAATAGGTTATAAATAA
- a CDS encoding peptide chain release factor family protein, translating into MGPGKEKILDLEKRMAALGIQKEDIEEKFIKSSGRGGQKVNKSNSAVFLKHKKTNLSVKCGKARSQHLNRFLALRKLIEKIEAHLSGTSDKEQKKIERIKKQKQRRKRKTQKKLATNE; encoded by the coding sequence ATGGGTCCGGGTAAAGAAAAAATATTAGATCTTGAAAAGAGAATGGCAGCCCTGGGAATTCAAAAAGAAGATATTGAAGAAAAATTTATCAAGTCCTCGGGCAGGGGAGGGCAAAAGGTTAACAAATCAAATTCTGCCGTATTTTTGAAACATAAAAAAACAAATTTGTCAGTAAAGTGCGGAAAAGCAAGATCCCAACATTTAAACAGATTTTTGGCATTAAGAAAACTGATTGAAAAAATAGAAGCGCATCTGAGCGGAACTTCTGACAAAGAACAAAAAAAGATAGAACGAATAAAAAAACAAAAACAACGAAGAAAACGTAAAACTCAAAAAAAACTTGCTACAAATGAATGA
- the coaBC gene encoding bifunctional phosphopantothenoylcysteine decarboxylase/phosphopantothenate--cysteine ligase CoaBC, which produces MMFKDKHILLGVTGGIAAYKAVELLRLLKKAGANVNVIVTKSALKFVGKTTFEVLSENPVLSDLYFDTQSLVKHIDLATWADAAVIAPATANTIAKLAHGIADDALSTTLLAVTAPVMICPSMNTDMYQNIRVQRNLDILETDGWHIIDPDSGVLACKAVGAGRLPDPWFILDRLEAILTRKDLKGKKILVSAGPTVEPIDPVRFVSNHSSGKMGYAIARAAEKRGGTVTLVSGPVNLDAPVGIERIDVETCEQMASQMLSNLDQADIIIKVAAVADYKPIDPKTSKIKKKDNNNKDLCISMTENPDILKLIGEKKTKDQFVVGFAAETDDLEKNALLKIKKKNLDMIAANLVGSSDSGFKADTNKVKLFFRDGSLFDIPLMEKEKVANILIDQVIKKMG; this is translated from the coding sequence ATGATGTTTAAAGACAAGCACATACTGCTGGGGGTTACCGGTGGAATTGCCGCATACAAGGCGGTTGAGCTTTTAAGACTTTTGAAAAAGGCCGGTGCTAATGTAAATGTCATTGTGACAAAAAGCGCACTTAAATTTGTAGGTAAAACAACTTTTGAAGTGTTATCTGAAAACCCGGTTTTATCGGATTTGTATTTTGACACACAATCTTTGGTAAAGCATATTGATCTTGCAACCTGGGCTGATGCTGCAGTCATTGCCCCGGCAACGGCAAATACCATTGCAAAGCTTGCCCATGGTATTGCAGATGATGCATTGTCCACCACCTTGCTTGCGGTCACAGCTCCGGTCATGATCTGCCCGTCAATGAACACTGATATGTATCAAAATATCCGGGTGCAAAGAAATCTTGATATTCTTGAAACAGATGGATGGCATATTATTGATCCTGATTCCGGTGTACTGGCATGCAAAGCTGTGGGTGCCGGAAGGCTGCCGGACCCATGGTTTATTCTTGACAGGCTTGAAGCCATTTTGACCAGAAAGGATTTAAAAGGTAAAAAAATTCTTGTTTCTGCAGGTCCCACAGTTGAACCTATTGATCCGGTCAGGTTTGTCAGCAATCACTCTTCCGGGAAGATGGGGTATGCAATTGCCAGAGCAGCAGAAAAAAGAGGGGGGACGGTGACCTTGGTATCCGGGCCTGTTAATCTTGATGCGCCTGTCGGGATTGAGCGCATTGACGTGGAAACCTGTGAACAGATGGCATCTCAAATGCTTAGCAATCTTGATCAGGCGGATATTATTATAAAGGTTGCAGCAGTGGCAGATTATAAACCAATAGATCCGAAAACCAGCAAAATAAAGAAAAAAGACAACAATAACAAAGACCTTTGTATTTCCATGACGGAAAATCCTGATATTTTAAAACTCATTGGGGAAAAGAAAACAAAAGATCAGTTTGTTGTCGGGTTTGCCGCAGAAACCGATGACCTTGAAAAAAACGCCCTGTTAAAAATCAAAAAAAAGAATCTTGATATGATTGCCGCCAATCTGGTGGGATCATCCGATTCAGGATTCAAGGCAGATACCAACAAGGTAAAACTTTTTTTCAGGGACGGTAGCTTATTTGATATCCCGTTAATGGAAAAAGAAAAGGTGGCCAATATTCTTATTGATCAGGTCATAAAAAAAATGGGATAG
- a CDS encoding DUF503 domain-containing protein — MIVGTGKIKFRLFHINSLKEKRKIVKSIVHRIKNKFNISIAETDLNDSHDWAQIGFAIIGNDSRLVNSKLDKVINMADDLGLAMIADTHIEIIHL; from the coding sequence ATGATTGTTGGTACAGGCAAAATTAAATTCAGATTATTCCATATAAATTCTTTAAAAGAAAAACGCAAAATTGTTAAATCAATTGTTCATCGAATAAAGAACAAATTTAATATTTCAATTGCTGAAACCGATTTGAACGACAGTCATGACTGGGCACAAATCGGTTTTGCAATTATTGGAAATGATTCAAGGCTTGTAAACTCAAAATTAGATAAGGTGATCAATATGGCCGATGATTTAGGCCTTGCCATGATAGCAGACACCCATATCGAAATCATTCATTTGTAG
- a CDS encoding YqgE/AlgH family protein — protein MTDYISQSMKGQFLLAIPGLPDPNFAQTVTCMCEHNESGALGFIVNKVHPLLTGRELFDDLGIKCDKSVDKLEIYLGGPVQPSGVFVLHGPPFDWNESLKVADWLALSNSRDILEAIAVQKGPKFFMIILGCAGWGPMQLDNELHDSAWLTCPISEDILFSTSTELKYDKAMMMIY, from the coding sequence ATGACTGATTACATCTCGCAAAGTATGAAGGGACAATTTTTACTTGCTATTCCCGGGTTACCTGATCCCAATTTTGCCCAGACCGTGACGTGTATGTGTGAGCATAACGAATCCGGTGCCCTTGGTTTTATTGTTAATAAAGTGCATCCTCTTTTAACCGGAAGGGAATTGTTTGATGATTTGGGTATTAAGTGTGACAAAAGTGTTGATAAGCTTGAAATTTATCTTGGCGGGCCGGTTCAGCCCAGCGGTGTGTTTGTTCTCCATGGACCTCCCTTTGACTGGAATGAAAGTTTGAAAGTTGCAGACTGGCTTGCCTTGAGTAATTCTAGAGATATACTTGAGGCAATTGCAGTTCAAAAAGGTCCTAAATTTTTTATGATCATTCTGGGATGTGCAGGATGGGGACCAATGCAACTTGATAATGAACTACATGATTCAGCCTGGTTGACCTGCCCAATATCAGAAGATATCCTTTTTTCGACCAGTACTGAATTGAAATATGATAAAGCGATGATGATGATATATTAA
- a CDS encoding phage holin family protein yields the protein MMTLILSFLFKSLAVFIVAKMLPGIHIKNFGTAVLVAGIYSLINLLLGKILFFLAFPVIFITFGLFAFIINAFLLWITDKMIKDFKIDHFGITILAAFLIMVSDKLLNWIFL from the coding sequence ATGATGACCCTTATTCTAAGTTTCTTATTTAAAAGTCTGGCCGTTTTTATTGTGGCAAAGATGCTGCCCGGAATACATATAAAAAATTTTGGAACTGCTGTTCTTGTTGCAGGAATTTACAGTTTGATTAATTTGCTTCTGGGAAAAATTCTGTTCTTTTTAGCATTCCCAGTGATTTTTATTACATTCGGACTGTTTGCTTTTATCATTAATGCATTTCTTTTGTGGATCACGGATAAAATGATTAAAGATTTCAAAATTGACCATTTCGGTATAACCATTTTAGCAGCATTCCTGATAATGGTATCAGACAAGCTGCTTAACTGGATTTTTTTATAA